The following proteins are co-located in the Echinicola sp. 20G genome:
- a CDS encoding tyrosine-protein phosphatase: protein MNFKKYIVLPAFLISSFTAFAQQNLGLKSSPNFRELGGIEVQDGEIVKDHLIYRSGSFAHLPEEDKTKLEETKIQTIIDFRSDFEIENEPDDIPASLNASWIHTPIGSLDPKAMGKFMKVMTSESFSNEMVDALMIDANKGFVESIQDFKPLFDNLLNTNQAVLFHCSAGKDRTGFASSLILYSLGADWETIMADYLRSNEAVGKTDKSKLEMYGIPKERADYLMGVKPEYLQAAWDAVESKYGSVDVMLEKELGIGKKEKKALRKKYLVKK, encoded by the coding sequence ATGAATTTCAAAAAATATATAGTACTTCCAGCATTTCTTATCAGCAGTTTCACTGCATTTGCACAGCAAAACCTTGGCTTAAAAAGCAGTCCCAATTTCCGAGAATTAGGAGGAATAGAAGTCCAAGATGGAGAAATTGTAAAAGATCACTTGATCTATCGATCAGGAAGTTTTGCCCACCTTCCAGAGGAAGACAAAACCAAATTAGAAGAAACAAAGATCCAAACCATCATTGACTTTAGATCAGATTTTGAAATAGAAAATGAACCGGATGACATTCCAGCTTCCTTGAATGCTTCTTGGATCCATACCCCGATCGGAAGCCTTGATCCAAAAGCAATGGGCAAGTTTATGAAGGTCATGACCTCGGAAAGCTTTAGCAATGAAATGGTAGATGCATTGATGATTGATGCCAACAAAGGTTTTGTTGAAAGCATCCAGGACTTCAAGCCTTTGTTTGACAACCTTCTCAATACTAATCAAGCGGTATTATTCCATTGTAGCGCTGGAAAAGACAGGACAGGATTTGCTTCTTCTTTGATCCTGTACAGCCTTGGCGCAGACTGGGAAACGATCATGGCAGATTATTTACGATCCAATGAAGCTGTGGGAAAAACAGATAAAAGCAAATTGGAAATGTACGGCATTCCAAAAGAGAGAGCAGATTATTTAATGGGCGTAAAGCCTGAATACCTTCAAGCAGCATGGGATGCTGTTGAGTCAAAGTATGGAAGTGTAGATGTAATGCTGGAGAAAGAATTGGGCATTGGCAAAAAGGAGAAAAAAGCTTTGAGAAAAAAGTATCTCGTTAAAAAATAA
- a CDS encoding TonB-dependent receptor, with protein MKKLLPLLMFLLALNLSMAQNHASLTGRISDGAGYLPGVNVLVLEPSQGAPTDLSGKFEISNLPTGNVTVRISYLGFETITKEVVLAAGTNSLGTVQMQEASGDLEEYVIQGTMVPSQMKAISIKKNSLAIMDVIAADAIGKLPDRNAAEAVQRLPAASVNRYHGEANQVSVRGTPYAWSSTLYNGTRLPSSNFAGNRNALLDAIPTEMIQYVQLSKAITPDMEGDAIGGSINFVTRSAPQERMLNVSAAGGYNQKSQNGSYNASLVYGERFFNDKFGVVVAGSIWNRNFASDEIVLDYNLSKAIPSERYSINTMNAKRYFGTRRTTALNAALEYEFNDNQKLFARFVRDQFDDIRPVYEAYYEFDNNRYRYSNRESEYRTHLKGFEFGGMHHLATNLKMDWKVSSYDMFYKLDTPPGMPEDQRGLPIAQFFQNLEGDFGGRSSDGLIYNSFDAPDGNGITPLNFDPQLTNENDYLDPERLTLQQMIIYQIDQRDRDNVGQLNFTWDVNPVFSLKAGGKFRFKKNEAMMTPLVFLPNALLGIPNSAPLRTLSEFQRMDFPAPGTFFSELNGQFDGLAIQPMPQSQTFEIFTPEFMAANDINNYSPGSSATTKYNGTEDVYAGYLMGTYHLTDKLQLIGGVRNEYTKLTMNSFAYDAATREVTPITRDNDYNAFLPMLHLKYSPKEKVNLRAAYTKTFSRPNFGSLSPSENIDITTGIPRITRGNTALQPTFSNNYDLMGEWFLEDIGMVTAGAFYKDIQNFIFTDLSQETIDGTSYLVTQPKNLENAYLIGFEMGITKRFSTLPGFWSGFGVNVNYTKIHSELEVPRLDENGTVLATDITSLPNQSSDLFNTALFYEKNGLMLRLAGNYRGSSIETINQNLGPDFYITVDKNFTIDFSGAYSITDKIKAFAEVRNLTNEPFVQYLGDNKDRITSSEWYSINGQAGIRFIIF; from the coding sequence ATGAAAAAACTATTACCATTATTAATGTTTCTTCTGGCTTTGAACCTCTCAATGGCTCAAAACCATGCTTCCCTAACAGGAAGAATTTCTGATGGCGCTGGCTACTTGCCCGGTGTCAATGTACTTGTACTGGAGCCCAGTCAAGGAGCTCCTACTGACCTCAGTGGTAAATTTGAAATCTCCAACCTTCCTACGGGCAATGTGACTGTCCGAATAAGTTACCTTGGATTTGAAACCATCACCAAAGAAGTTGTATTGGCTGCTGGTACCAACTCCCTAGGTACAGTTCAGATGCAGGAAGCCTCTGGAGACTTGGAAGAATATGTTATCCAAGGCACCATGGTTCCTTCCCAGATGAAAGCCATTTCCATCAAGAAAAACTCCTTGGCGATCATGGATGTGATCGCTGCGGATGCAATTGGTAAATTGCCAGATAGAAATGCAGCAGAAGCCGTACAAAGACTCCCTGCGGCCAGTGTAAACCGCTATCATGGAGAGGCCAACCAAGTAAGTGTGAGAGGGACTCCTTATGCTTGGTCTTCTACCCTTTACAATGGAACAAGATTGCCAAGCTCAAATTTTGCAGGAAATAGAAATGCCTTATTGGATGCGATTCCAACAGAAATGATCCAATATGTGCAGCTGAGTAAAGCCATCACCCCAGACATGGAAGGCGATGCTATTGGTGGTTCAATCAATTTCGTCACCAGGTCTGCTCCCCAAGAGCGCATGCTGAATGTAAGTGCTGCAGGTGGATACAATCAAAAATCTCAAAACGGAAGTTATAATGCTTCCCTTGTCTATGGAGAACGTTTCTTCAATGATAAGTTTGGTGTAGTGGTCGCAGGATCAATTTGGAACAGGAATTTTGCTTCTGATGAAATTGTCTTGGATTATAACCTCAGCAAAGCCATTCCTTCGGAAAGGTACAGCATCAACACCATGAACGCCAAAAGGTACTTTGGAACTAGACGTACCACGGCTTTAAATGCCGCTTTGGAGTATGAATTTAACGATAACCAAAAGCTATTTGCCAGATTTGTAAGAGATCAATTTGATGATATCCGTCCGGTTTATGAAGCATATTATGAGTTTGACAACAACCGTTACCGCTACAGCAACCGTGAGTCAGAATACCGCACGCACTTAAAAGGCTTTGAGTTCGGTGGGATGCATCATTTGGCCACCAACCTTAAAATGGACTGGAAAGTTTCTTCCTATGACATGTTCTACAAACTGGATACCCCTCCAGGCATGCCTGAAGATCAAAGAGGATTGCCTATAGCCCAGTTTTTCCAAAATCTAGAAGGAGATTTCGGTGGACGTTCATCTGATGGACTGATCTACAACTCCTTTGATGCTCCAGATGGTAATGGAATAACCCCGCTTAATTTCGATCCACAGCTTACCAATGAAAACGATTACTTGGATCCAGAAAGGTTAACGCTTCAACAAATGATCATTTACCAGATTGATCAAAGGGACAGAGACAATGTGGGACAACTTAACTTCACTTGGGATGTCAACCCAGTATTCAGTCTTAAAGCAGGAGGCAAATTCCGCTTCAAGAAAAACGAAGCAATGATGACACCATTGGTGTTTTTACCAAATGCGCTGCTAGGAATTCCTAATTCTGCTCCCCTTCGTACATTAAGCGAATTCCAGCGTATGGATTTCCCTGCTCCGGGAACTTTCTTCAGTGAACTTAACGGACAGTTTGATGGACTAGCCATTCAGCCTATGCCTCAAAGTCAGACTTTTGAAATTTTCACCCCTGAATTCATGGCAGCCAATGACATCAACAACTACTCTCCAGGTTCAAGTGCCACAACCAAATACAATGGAACCGAGGATGTTTATGCCGGATACCTTATGGGGACTTACCACTTGACAGACAAGCTTCAGTTGATTGGTGGAGTTAGGAATGAATACACCAAGCTGACCATGAACAGTTTTGCCTATGATGCAGCCACTCGTGAGGTGACTCCGATCACTCGTGACAATGACTACAATGCCTTCCTGCCTATGCTTCACTTGAAGTATAGCCCTAAAGAAAAGGTCAACTTAAGAGCTGCCTATACCAAAACTTTCAGTAGACCTAACTTTGGTAGCCTAAGCCCTTCTGAGAATATTGATATCACCACGGGTATCCCAAGAATCACCAGAGGAAATACGGCTCTTCAGCCTACCTTCTCCAATAACTACGATTTGATGGGTGAGTGGTTCTTGGAAGATATCGGAATGGTTACAGCAGGCGCATTCTATAAAGACATCCAAAACTTTATTTTCACTGACTTATCTCAGGAAACCATTGATGGCACCAGTTATTTGGTTACTCAACCTAAAAACTTGGAAAATGCTTATTTAATAGGTTTTGAAATGGGTATCACCAAAAGGTTCTCCACATTGCCTGGCTTCTGGAGTGGCTTTGGTGTGAATGTCAACTATACCAAAATCCACTCTGAACTAGAAGTGCCACGTTTGGATGAAAACGGGACCGTATTGGCTACAGACATCACCAGTCTTCCTAATCAATCCAGTGATCTTTTCAACACAGCACTATTCTATGAAAAAAATGGTCTAATGCTTCGTCTGGCAGGAAACTACAGAGGCTCTTCAATTGAGACCATCAACCAAAACCTTGGCCCTGACTTTTACATCACAGTAGACAAAAATTTCACCATTGACTTCTCCGGTGCCTATTCCATCACCGATAAGATCAAGGCATTTGCAGAGGTAAGAAACCTAACCAATGAACCTTTTGTACAATACCTTGGCGACAACAAAGATCGAATTACTTCCAGTGAATGGTATTCAATCAATGGACAGGCAGGTATCAGATTTATCATTTTCTAA